A region from the Janthinobacterium agaricidamnosum genome encodes:
- a CDS encoding PsiF family protein, protein MKQLIALCIAAAFASTAFAAAPEATPVAKTAQQSKMTTCNADAAGKKGDERKTFMKECLSAKPAPAMTQQNKMKACNVDAKDMKGDARKAFMKECLSAPKK, encoded by the coding sequence ATGAAACAATTAATCGCCCTCTGCATCGCCGCCGCGTTTGCCAGCACCGCCTTTGCCGCCGCACCGGAAGCGACGCCCGTCGCCAAGACGGCGCAACAGTCGAAAATGACCACCTGCAATGCGGATGCCGCCGGCAAGAAAGGCGATGAACGCAAAACCTTCATGAAGGAATGCCTGAGCGCCAAGCCGGCGCCGGCCATGACGCAGCAAAACAAGATGAAGGCGTGCAATGTCGACGCCAAGGACATGAAGGGCGACGCGCGCAAGGCGTTCATGAAAGAATGCCTGAGCGCGCCGAAGAAATAA